The sequence TTGGCAATATTTCCTCCATCTATCATAGAGCAGGAAATGTCAATGGAGAAATGGATAGATATACCTGACCCTGTTATGGATATATACAGACTTTATAGGCCTACCCCTTTAAGGAGAGCGAGGAACCTTGAAAAAGCTATAGGTACAAAAGCTCGTATATACTATAAAGATGAATCTGTTTCACCTGCAGGATCTCATAAACCAAACACTGCTATTGCTCAGGCATATTATAATAAGGTTGACGGTGTTAAAAGAATTGCAACCGAAACAGGAGCAGGTCAATGGGGCAGTGCACTTTCCTTTGGATGTAAAATGTTTGGTTTAGAATGTACCATATATATGGTTAAGGTTTCTTATGAGCAGAAACCTTATAGACGGCTTCTTGCTCAAACGTGGGGTGCTACTATGTATCCGTCGCCTTCAACTAAAACAAAATTTGGGCTTAAAATTCTAAAAGATGACCCTAACTGCCCTGGAAGTCTTGGGATAGCTATATCTGAAGCCGTGGAAGATACTATGTCGAGAGATGACACAAAATATTCTCTTGGTAGCGTACTTAACCATGTTATGCTTCACCAGACGATAGTTGGGCTTGAAGTAAAAAAACAACTCCAAATGATAGGCGAAAAACCTGATGTAATGGTAGGTTGTGTTGGAGGTGGAAGTAATTTTGCTGGATTTGTTTTGCCTTTCCTATCTGATAAATTAAAAGAGGATGGTATAAGATTTGTAGGTGTAGAACCTAAAGCTTGCCCAACTTTAACTAAGGGGCTTTATAAATATGATTTTGGAGATACGGCTTGCACAACGCCTCTTTTAAAGATGTTTACTTTGGGGCATAGTTTTATCCCGCCAGGAATACATGCTGGTGGTTTAAGGTATCAC comes from bacterium and encodes:
- a CDS encoding TrpB-like pyridoxal phosphate-dependent enzyme, whose translation is ENKIILSEKEMPQKWYNVVPDFPKPLPPMVHPGTKKPIKPEDLLAIFPPSIIEQEMSMEKWIDIPDPVMDIYRLYRPTPLRRARNLEKAIGTKARIYYKDESVSPAGSHKPNTAIAQAYYNKVDGVKRIATETGAGQWGSALSFGCKMFGLECTIYMVKVSYEQKPYRRLLAQTWGATMYPSPSTKTKFGLKILKDDPNCPGSLGIAISEAVEDTMSRDDTKYSLGSVLNHVMLHQTIVGLEVKKQLQMIGEKPDVMVGCVGGGSNFAGFVLPFLSDKLKEDGIRFVGVEPKACPTLTKGLYKYDFGDTACTTPLLKMFTLGHSFIPPGIHAGGLRYHGAAPIVCHLLNLGMMEAVSYHQRECFESALLFAQTEGFLPAPETAHAIRAAIEEAKDAPAGKVIVYNHSGHGHFDLASYKAYFDGKLDDYDYPEEKIKEALLELPDINNSFED